One genomic region from Reichenbachiella ulvae encodes:
- a CDS encoding co-chaperone GroES gives MSKVNFKPNEDRILVEPAAAEEKTASGIIIPDTAKEKPQEGIVVAVGEGTSDKPVTVKVGDKVLYGKYSGTEISLDGGDYLIMRNSDVFGSL, from the coding sequence ATGTCAAAAGTAAACTTTAAACCAAACGAAGACCGCATTTTGGTTGAACCTGCTGCCGCAGAAGAGAAAACTGCTTCAGGAATCATCATTCCTGACACTGCCAAAGAAAAACCACAAGAAGGCATCGTAGTTGCTGTTGGTGAAGGAACAAGCGATAAGCCTGTAACTGTTAAGGTGGGAGATAAAGTGCTTTATGGTAAATACTCTGGAACTGAGATTTCATTGGACGGAGGAGACTACCTCATCATGAGAAATTCTGACGTATTCGGAAGTCTTTAA